In the genome of Colletes latitarsis isolate SP2378_abdomen chromosome 9, iyColLati1, whole genome shotgun sequence, one region contains:
- the LOC143345233 gene encoding protein dpy-30 homolog gives MASGGENPTEERIEPTTPAQPLTNVVSEPAQRILAMNKDSDLSGVPPKKSRVELQSLPTRQYLDQTVVPILLQALSSLAKERPADPISFLAGYLLRNKSQYDNGESLPTS, from the exons ATGGCGTCGGGCGGTG AAAACCCGACGGAGGAAAGAATCGAGCCAACGACGCCAGCACAGCCCCTCACCAATGTCGTGAGCGAACCGGCCCAA AGGATACTAGCAATGAATAAGGATTCTGACTTGTCTGGTGTACCACCAAAGAAATCGCGTGTTGAATTGCAGTCTCTTCCAACAAGGCAATACTTGGATCAGACGGTAGTGCCAATTCTACTACAAGCATTGTCAAGTTTAGCTAAGGAAAGACCTGCCGATCCTATTAGCTTTCTGGCCGGATATTTGCTAAGGAACAAAAGTCAATACGACAATGGTGAATCCCTGCCGACTAGTTAA